The Chryseobacterium sp. 7 sequence GGGCCATCATCGCGATGAACACCAAATACATTAGGTTGATCATCTTCTGACGAGGGGTCTGTTTTCCTTGTGCCATTCTCTTTTCTTTGTTTTTTGATTAAGTAGTTAAATTTAGAAATGGTTAGGAATTAAGACTTCATAGCAGTTAGCATACCACCATAAACTCTATTTAAGTTATTAAGATTAGATGTTAAACCTTGTAGCTCTTGGTTGAATTTCTCAGAGTGTTCTGCAGATTTCTGCATATCTGCTACATATTTATTAGCAAATTCTGACTGTTTTTTACCGCTTTCAAGTTGCATTGCATAAAGAGCATTCATGCTTTCCATATGCTGTGCAGCTTTGTTCAATTGGTCATTATATTTATGTGTAGAAGCAGATACGTCAACAGTTTGGTTGATTTGATCAACAGAGTTTGAGAATTTATCAATTCCTGTTCTTAGTCTTTCAAATAATTGCACATCTAATCTGGCATCTTCAAGCATTTTGTCCAATTTGGTTGAAAGAGAGTTTTCTAATTCAGCAAATTGAGCTGCAGCATTATTATTTCTAGAAGAAACATTAGAGTGTAGAGGATTCGGGTTAGCATGTTTATCTAATAACTCAGGATAAACATTTTCCCAAGCATAAGACTCTTCTGATTTTGGAGGGTCAAATGCAAAAATGATAAAGATAATTGCCTCAGTAATAAGCCCTACGGTAAGAGCGATATTCCCGTTAATTGGTCCCAAGGTAATGTGAGTAATTTTAAGCCAAGCTCCAAGAATTACAATTGCAGCACCGAATGAATAAAAGAAATTCATCCAAGCATCTTTAGTCTTAAACATATTGAGTTAGTTTTTTTAATGTTAAATAAAATTGTTATTGAAAAATTGTCTGATTAATTTCTGTTAACTCTTCTTGGTTTAACAGCTGCTTCAGGAATATCCTGTACAGTTCTGAATCCGATATAGCTTCTTGCGGAATCTT is a genomic window containing:
- the gldL gene encoding gliding motility protein GldL, producing MFKTKDAWMNFFYSFGAAIVILGAWLKITHITLGPINGNIALTVGLITEAIIFIIFAFDPPKSEESYAWENVYPELLDKHANPNPLHSNVSSRNNNAAAQFAELENSLSTKLDKMLEDARLDVQLFERLRTGIDKFSNSVDQINQTVDVSASTHKYNDQLNKAAQHMESMNALYAMQLESGKKQSEFANKYVADMQKSAEHSEKFNQELQGLTSNLNNLNRVYGGMLTAMKS